Sequence from the Candidatus Zixiibacteriota bacterium genome:
ATGAACGAGTTCTTCCCCGATACCGTCACCTGGACGCGCCCCGAGGGCGGTCTGTTCCTCTGGGTACGGTTGCCGGAGCACGTGGATGCCACCACGCTTTTGCCGAAGGCGATCGAGCAGAAAGTGGCCTATGTTCCCGGCCAGCCCTTCCACCCCGATGGCTCCGGCAAGAACACGCTACGGCTCAACTTCTCCAACGCCACATTGGAGGGCATCCACGAAGGGATCAAGCGACTCGGTCGGGTGCTGTCCGCACTGGTTTGATGGGCACCGGTTGTCCGCAACTCGATTTTGTCCCTTCGGAATCGCTCTCACAAACTCAAGCGACTGTGCGGTCGGGTGCCCACACCCGACCGCAGCGCCGTGTGTGGGCACACGGCGCCACAGGGTGGTCATGGAAAGCCCGCCGGAACGTGGTCAATTGTCGGGCACACGCCACGCGTCCTCGCGTGGCGTGAGTTCTTTGTGTTTCTCACCGGGCGGGTCTATCTTATCGGGGTGCGTGCCCGGCTGTGCGCCGTGAACGCGGGCCGATCATGCGTCAGGTAGAATTCGCCAAGGTGGAATCGCTTCGGAATGACTTCATCGTGGTCACGGCCACGGGTCGCCGTTCCTCCTGGTCATCAGCGCGCGCGGCGGCGATTTGTGACCGCCGCATCGGCCCCGGAGCCGATGGGGTGATTCTCCTCGGTGCCGAGACTCGGCAGGGAGTCCCATTCCGCCTCTTCAATGCCGATGGTTCGCAAGCCGAATGGTCCGGGAATGGCGTACGTGGTGCGGCGGCCCTTCTGGTGACAGGAAACCCCCGGCGGCGCCACTGGTGCTTCCTCACCGGTGCGGGGCCGGTCCCTGTCTCGGTCCGTCGCATGGGAGGGTTGATCGTCGAGGCCTCATTCCGTCGTCCGATCCCGGCGGTCGTCGAGAAGGAAACTGTACCGTCGGCTAGGGAGCGGCAGATCAAGCGTCGACTGGTTGTGGAAGCGGGAAATCCACACTGGGTTTTTCCTGTTTCGGGTTTCGACTTTCCCTGGGAGGAGTTTGGTGTTCGCTGCCAGACCGCTCGTGAGGCCCGGCCGACAAGAGGCGTGAATGTCGAGTTCGTTCGCGTGCTGAGCCGAGGGCGCATCGAGCTGCGCATCTTCGAACGCGGGGTTGGACCCACACCCGCTTCCGGGTCGGGCGCGCTGGCGGCATTCGCCGCCTGTCGCCATTTGGGGGTCATCCATCGCGACGCGACCGTGATGTCCCCCGGCGGCGTGCAGGGAGCCGCTACACGGGACGACCGTGAGGTGAGTCTGGCCGCAAACGCGCGGGTTGTCTGCACCGGTGTCTGGTACGAGTAGCCGGTGACTACCCCGTTCCGCCGTCGGGTTGGCTCCTCTGGGGAGTTCCTGTCTGCGGCGGCGGTTGACCAGCGTCCAAACACGCTCTCCCGCTCAGCGTCGTCTTGATTCTGGGACCGGAGATGGCGATTCTTCCTCTGTCGTACCCGTCGCCTGGTGTTGCATTCGGCACGTGCCGGCGGTGACGATCTCAGCTATGGCGGTGCAATTGTCAGTGTATTTCGCGGAGGCCTGTGAGGCGACTGCGGCCGCACTGGCTCGCCTCGGCTACCCCCGGTCTCCGGAAGTGGTCGCTGAGGTGTACGAATCGCCGAACCGCAAGGGGTTCGGTGATTCGGCGTTTCCCTGCTTCCCATTGGCCGCTGAGTTGCGATTGCCACCGCAGGACATCGCCTCCCGATTGGAGCAGGAGTTCAAAGCGCCCAAGTCCGTCACCAAAGTCCAGGCGATCGGGGGATATCTCAACGTCTGGTACGATCCGCAGGCCGTCGCCGCCGAGGTTCTCCCGATGATTGCCGGGGAGGGAAGCCGCTACGGCTCCGCCGAGATCGGGCGCGGCAAGACCATCTGCATGGACTACTCGCATCCCAACATCGCCAAGCCGTTCGGCGTCGGGCATCTCCGTTCGACTGTCATCGGCAACTCGCTCAAGCGCATCTTCGAGAAGCTCGGCTATCGCACGATCGGCATCAATCACCTCGGCGACTGGGGAACCCAGTTCGGCAAGCTGATCGTCGCCTTCCGTGATTGGGGCGACGAGACGCAGTTGGCGGCCGATCCGATTGTGCACTTGTACGATCTGTACACGCGCTTTCACCGCGAGGTCGAGGCGCTCCCTGAGCTGGAGGACCGCGCGCGGCTTGAATTCAAGAAGCTGGAGGATGGCGACCCGGAGAACAATGCCCTCTGGCAGCGCTTCCGTGATCTGTCGCTGCGGGAGTTCGAGCGTGTCTATCGCCGTCTGGGTGTGACGTTCGATTCGTATGCCGGGGAGGCATTCTACAACCCGTATCTGGCGCCGCTGGTTGATCGTCTCCGGGAATCGGGCGTCGCCCATGGCGGCGACGATGGTGCTCTGATCATCCCGGTCGGGGCCGGCGACCCACCGCTCTTGTTGCGCAAGGCCGATGGGGCCACGCTCTATGCGACACGCGACCTCGCCGCGGCCGAATACCGCCATGCGACATACCAGTTCGATCAATGTCTCTACATCGTCGGCTCCGCGCAGGCGCTCCATTTCCGTCAGCTCTTCGCCGCGCTCAAAGTGATGGGACACGCGTGGGCCGATCGGATGGCGCATGTCGACTTCGGCTGGGTCAAGTTCGCCAATGTCACCATGTCCACGCGCAAAGGGAACATCGTCTTCCTCGATGATGTTCTCGCCGAGGCGGTGGCACGCACACGTGCCATCATTGCCGAGAAGAACCCGAATCTCGAAGACGCCGACGCGGTCGCCGAGGCGGTTGGCACCGGCGCCGTCGTCTTTTGGCAGTTGTCGGTGAAACGCCAGAAGGATGTCAATTTCAATTGGGATGAGGCCCTCTCATTCGACGGCCGGACCGGTCCTTATCTACAGTACACGCACGCGCGCCTTTGCTCGCTTTTGGAAAGGTGGGGACAGGAAGTGCCCGTGGAACCGCGCGATTTCATCCATCTGCGCAGCGACGAGGAACGACGACTTCTCCTGCAACTGGGCGACTGGCCCCGGCGGATTCGACTGGCGGCGCGGCAGTACGAACCCCAGGTCATTGCCGCCGCTCTCTTGGATATGGCACAGGCCTACAACGCATTCTATCAGAATGTCCGCATTCTCGATGGGGAGGCGCAGGCGCGGGGCGTGCGGATACTCTTGTCGGATTGTCTGCGCTCTGTCTTGGCCGAGGGTCTGAACTTGTTGGGGATGAAATCACCAGCGCGGATGTGACTCTGATGATCGACCGATTCGCTTCTCTCACCCCACCCCTCTCCCGGAGGGAGCGGGAGATCACTAACCTCTCCCTCCGGGAGAGGTCGCCCGCCGATAGGCGGGCGGGTGAGGGAGTTCTTTCCATCGGCCCAGATTCCCAGGATGACGCATGCTGATCGTGATGGACACACACGCCGATCCCGCTCAGATCGCCGCGGTCTGTGCCGAGGTCCATGCTCTGGGATTGCGCGCGCATCCATTGCCGGGGGCCCAGCGCACCGCGATCGGCATCACCGGGAACCTCGGTACGCTCGATCCGGGACGGTTCGAGGCGATGCCGGGCGTCCTGCGCGTGATTCGCGTCACCACGTCCTACAAGCTCGTCAGCCGGGAATTCCATCCCCAGTCGACCACCGTGCAAGCCGGCGATGCCTCCTTCGGGCCGGGGTGGTTCACCGTCATTGCCGGCCCCTGCGCCGTGGAGACTCCGGAGCAGTTGGACGCCGTGGCGCGGATCGTCAAACAGGGCGGCGCCCGACTCTTGCGCGGTGGGGCATTCAAACCCCGCACCTCACCCTACAGTTTTCAGGGTCTGGGAGAGTCGGGTTTGCGGATCTTGGCGGAGGTGGGTGCCCGCCACCATCTCCCGGTCGTGACCGAGGCGATCGACCACGAGTCGCTGGAATTGGTCGCCGGGTATGCCGACATGGTCCAGATCGGCTCACGTAACATGCACAACACGCCGCTCTTGAAGAAGGCGGGACGGTGCGGCAAACCGGTGCTGCTCAAACGCGGCATGGCCGCCACGCTCGAAGAGTTCTTGATGGCCGCGGAGTACATCATGAACGAGGGGAACCCGAACGTGGTGTTGTGCGAGCGCGGCGTGCGCACCTTTTCGGATCATGCCCGCCACGTGCTCGACTTGTCGATCGTTCCCGTCGTACGGAGGACCAGTCACTTGCCGATCATCGTGGACCCGAGTCACGGGACCGGCGAGCGGTACCAGGTCTTGCCGCTGGCGTGTGCCGCCGCGGCGGCCGACGCCGACGGCATCATGGTCGAAGTTCACGCGCACCCGGAGCAAGCGCTCTCCGACGGTCGCCAGTCCATCGACGCTCCGACGTTTGACTCGCTCATGGAACGAGTCGGCGCCATGGCTGCGGTCGTCGGCAGGTCGCTGTAATGAGTAGAGGATCGACTTGAGCGACACACACGCCAAGGTGCCATTAGGTAGCGACGTCAAAGTCGAGCCGGTGCGGCGTCTGACCGGGCTCTATCGCCCGCCACCGGACAAGTCCATCGCCCACCGGGCGCTGATTCTATCAGCGCTGGCAAAAGGGCGTTCGACTGTCAGCCCGATCTCGGGCGCTGCCGATGTGCTCAGCACGGTGCATTGCCTGCGGCAGTTGGGCGTGGCGGTGGACGAAGCGGACGGAACATGGGTCGTCCAGAGCCCAGGCAGTGGCGGATGGAACGCCCCGGAGCGGGCGTTGGATTGCGGCAATTCCGGGACCACGATGCGTCTGCTCGCCGGATGCTTGGCAGGCCGGCCATTTGATTGCATACTGATCGGCGATGATTCCCTTTCTCGGCGGCCGATGCTCCGGATTGCCGAACCGCTGCGACGCATGGGGGCGAAGATCTCCCTGTCGGATGCCGACACAGCGCCGATCCGCATCTCGGGCACGTCGCTGAGCGGCGTTTCCTATGAACTGCCGATCGCGTCGGCCCAGGTCAAATCGGCTGTGTTGCTGGCCGGGCTCGATGCGGCCGGGGAGACCGTTGTCATTGAGCCGTCTCCCAGCCGTGATCATACTGAGCGGATGTTCCGGTCCGCCGGAGTCGATTGCGATGTGACCCTGCCGCCTCGCCTCTCCGGCGACAAACGGGAGCGTCTGCTGGCGCAGGAGGCCACGGACAGCGACCCCCCGTCGCACCAGCGGACGATCCGGATCGGTCCCCGGCGCAGCGTCAAGCCATGCGATTGGGTCGTCCCCGGCGACTTCTCCGCCGCTGCCTTCATCATCGGGGCCGCCATCGGTGTCCACAAGGCGGATGTGATCATCGATGACGTGGGACTGAATCCCACCCGAACAGGATTCCTGCGCGTCCTCAACCGCATGGGCGCGCAGTTTGAGATCAAGAGGCGGGATCATGGCGGCGATGAACCGCACGGACAAATTCGTTTGACATCTGCGTCCGCCCTGAAGGCCGTGCGGGTCGGCGAGACCGAAGTGCCCGGGGTGATCGATGAGTTGCCGATCCTGGCCGTGCTGGCCGCACGCGCCGAAGGAGTGACTGTGATCCGTGGCGCCTCCGAGTTACGTCACAAGGAATCCGATCGCATCGCTGCCGTCACCGCCAACCTCCGGGCTATGGGTGCCAAGGTTGCCGAATTGGAGGATGGCTGGGCGATCGAAGGGCCGACCGAGTGGCGGGCGGCGACCATCGACCCGGGAGGTGATCATCGGATCGCGATGGCCTTTGCTGTGGCGGCGTTGTGGGCCGATGCGTCCTCGGTGATCCGCAACGCCGGTGTCATGGCGGTTTCCGATCCCGACTTCCTGGCCAGTCTGATTGCCCTGGCCCGCTGAGACGTCTTCCCATCCATTATGCCGCCCCGGATGTCCATCCCTGCAAACGTCCGCAATGGGATCTATGGTCTCCTGGGGCGCGGCATCGGGCACTCCATGTCGCCGGCCATCTTCCGGCGCGTTTTCGACACCCTTCGCTGGCCTGCGGTCTACACGCTCTGTGACCTGCCACCCGGGCGCGTCTGTTCGTTTCTTCATGCCGGTGCCGACGCCGGGTTTGTCGGTCTCAATGTCACCACCCCCTACAAGACACGAGTCATCAATGATCTTGATGAACTGGACTCGTCCGCCGCGGACGTGGGTGCCGTCAACACAGTTGCCGTCCGCGGCCGGCGGTTGGTGGGTTATAACACCGATGTTGCTGGAGTGGTTGCTGCATTACGGCCGCACCGAGCGACGTTGAGAGGAGGGTCGGCCGTGATCCTCGGTGCAGGCGGTGCGGCGCGGGCCGTTCTCTCCACGCTTCTTGGCAACTTCTGTATGCAGCGAGTCACATTGGTGGCCCGCCGACCCCAACAGGCACGCCAGGTCGTAAAGCACGTCAAGACCCGTGTATCGAGGTCGGCGATCGATGTGATCCCGTGGCGGCCGGAGGGTATTGCGGCACGACTCGATTCGGCGGCGCTTGTCGTTAATGCGACCCCCTTGGGCGGTGGCGATCATTGGCGACTGTCGCCTCTACCGGACGGTGTGGCAATTTCGCCTGCCACTGTCGTCTTTGATCTCGTATATCGTCCACGTCGCACCCGGCTGCTGCGTCAGGCGCAACGATCAGGGTGCCAACGGTTGGTCGGTGGGTGGCCGATGCTGGTCGCCCAGGCCGAGGCCAGTTTCACTGTGTGGACGAAGCGTCGGTTTCCGGCAGTGGTGCGGCGTCGATTGCTGGACATGGGGGAGAGTCTGTGACAACCGATGGCACTACTGTTCCGCTCTGGCCGGTGCTCCGGCACGGAGTGCGCAAGGGATTGGAGACATTCTGGATCCTGATGCGCGTCATGATCCCCGTCTATGTCATCGTGACGCTGCTCGGGCACACCCCGGTGCTTCCCGCGCTGGCTCGATTTTTCCAGCCGGCGATGGGGATCTGGCATCTCCCCGGTGATGCCGCGCTCGCCATGGTCTTGGGGCATTTCGTGAATCTGTACTCGGCGCTGGCGGTGATCGCCGCGGGGAAGTGGGATACGACCGCGGTGACCGTCGCTGCGATCATCCTCGGTGTCTCGCACAATCACATTCTCGAAAGCGCCATCCTGAAGCAGATGCGCGCACCCACCGCCGTCCTCGTGGGGCTGCGGCTGGTGGTGGGGTGGTCACTGGGGTGGCTCGTCGCCGTAATGATCGCACAGTAGGGTGCGGGACAACGCATGAACATGGTCACGCCCTTCATCTGTCATCCCGAGCGACTCGTCCCGAGCGACGTCGAGGGAAGCGAGGGATCTGCTTTGCGGCTCGCGGGACAACAACAGAATTCGCCCGAGGCAACAACGTGGACCTGGTGATCGAAATAGGCACCGGTCTCTGGGGGCTGATGCTCAAGATCTTCCTGATCGTGATGCCGTTGATCATCCTGCTGGAGTGGGCACGCTCGCAACCCTGGTTCGATCGCGCCATTCAATCCGCGATTCCCGTCTTCCGTCCCATGGGGTTCCGTCCACAGGCGCTCTTTCCACTCTTGACTGGCGTGATTTTCGGCATTGCCTACGGCGCCGGGGTGCTGATCCCGCAAGGGCAGTCCGGCGATCTGGATCGCCGCCAGATCTTTCTGGTCGGGGCATTCCTCTGTATCTGCCACGCCATCATTGAAGACACGCTGCTGTTTGTCGCCTTGGGCGGGAGCGGTTGGATCATCCTGACCGCGCGCTTTGCCGTGGCCATCGCGGTTGTCTGGTTGCTGGCGCGACTTCCCTGGCCCGCCGCGACCCCGGAGATGTCTCCCGTCAGCCCGGAGGGATCGGTATGACCATGGCCGCGGCGCGTCGGCATCTGTTCCTGGCCGGTTTCATGGGCACCGGCAAGAGCGCCGTGGGGCATCAACTGGCGGCACGGTTGCATCGTCCGTTTGTCGATCTGGATGGCGTCGTCGAATCGCTGTGCCGTCGTACGATCCCGGAGGTCTTCCGCGTCGAGGGCGAAGCAGCGTTTCGCAACCATGAGGCACGGGCGTTACGATTGGTTCTCGGTTCCCCTCCCAGCATCATCGCCCTCGGTGGTGGCGCGCCGACCGTTCCGGTGATTCTCGCCATGGCCCGCCAGACAGGCCGCACGGTACTGCTGACCGCTGATTGGGCAGCAATCTGGGATCGCGTGCGCGATGACCTCCCTTCGCGCCCGTTGTTGGCCGGGACGACCGTAGCCTCGGGTATACTCGGACATGATGATCCAGCGAGGCGGGAGCAGTTTGTCCGACACGCCGAGTCACTGCTGCAGTCGCGCCGCGACGCTTACGACCGAATCGCCGATCTTGTCGTCGATACCTCTCGATTGACGATCCCGTTGGTGGTCGAGCGCATCATGGAGTGGCTCGGTAACGGGCTCTGAACGATCCGGTGACACCCGTGGCACCCCGACCCAAGCCGACATTCACAGGTTCCGTGCCTGGCCGACAGACACGGATCTACATCGCTGACGGCTCGCTCAAGCGGATCGGGGTGTACCTGCGACCTGAGCGTCGTGGATTGCCGATCGCCGTCGTCATCGATCGGGCCGTCGACGATCTTGTCGGCCGTGATGTGCGCCGCTCACTGACGTTGGCTGGGTGGCTTCCACACTGCACGGTGTTGTCTGCGGGCGAACGCATCAAATCGGCCCGCACCGTCGATCTCTTGCAGCAACGGTGGTTCGTCGCGCGGCTCGATCGATCCACTCCGGTGCTGGCCGTCGGCGGTGGTACAATCACCGACTCTGCCGGTTTTGCTGCCGCGACGTTCATGCGCGGCGTACCGCTGTGGTTTGTCCCCACGACGGTCATCGGACAGGTCGACGCGGCGATCGGCGGCAAGGTGGGGATCAACACAACGTACGGCAAGAACCTCATCGGGTGT
This genomic interval carries:
- the argS gene encoding arginine--tRNA ligase, giving the protein MTISAMAVQLSVYFAEACEATAAALARLGYPRSPEVVAEVYESPNRKGFGDSAFPCFPLAAELRLPPQDIASRLEQEFKAPKSVTKVQAIGGYLNVWYDPQAVAAEVLPMIAGEGSRYGSAEIGRGKTICMDYSHPNIAKPFGVGHLRSTVIGNSLKRIFEKLGYRTIGINHLGDWGTQFGKLIVAFRDWGDETQLAADPIVHLYDLYTRFHREVEALPELEDRARLEFKKLEDGDPENNALWQRFRDLSLREFERVYRRLGVTFDSYAGEAFYNPYLAPLVDRLRESGVAHGGDDGALIIPVGAGDPPLLLRKADGATLYATRDLAAAEYRHATYQFDQCLYIVGSAQALHFRQLFAALKVMGHAWADRMAHVDFGWVKFANVTMSTRKGNIVFLDDVLAEAVARTRAIIAEKNPNLEDADAVAEAVGTGAVVFWQLSVKRQKDVNFNWDEALSFDGRTGPYLQYTHARLCSLLERWGQEVPVEPRDFIHLRSDEERRLLLQLGDWPRRIRLAARQYEPQVIAAALLDMAQAYNAFYQNVRILDGEAQARGVRILLSDCLRSVLAEGLNLLGMKSPARM
- the aroF gene encoding 3-deoxy-7-phosphoheptulonate synthase, which encodes MLIVMDTHADPAQIAAVCAEVHALGLRAHPLPGAQRTAIGITGNLGTLDPGRFEAMPGVLRVIRVTTSYKLVSREFHPQSTTVQAGDASFGPGWFTVIAGPCAVETPEQLDAVARIVKQGGARLLRGGAFKPRTSPYSFQGLGESGLRILAEVGARHHLPVVTEAIDHESLELVAGYADMVQIGSRNMHNTPLLKKAGRCGKPVLLKRGMAATLEEFLMAAEYIMNEGNPNVVLCERGVRTFSDHARHVLDLSIVPVVRRTSHLPIIVDPSHGTGERYQVLPLACAAAAADADGIMVEVHAHPEQALSDGRQSIDAPTFDSLMERVGAMAAVVGRSL
- a CDS encoding shikimate kinase — encoded protein: MTMAAARRHLFLAGFMGTGKSAVGHQLAARLHRPFVDLDGVVESLCRRTIPEVFRVEGEAAFRNHEARALRLVLGSPPSIIALGGGAPTVPVILAMARQTGRTVLLTADWAAIWDRVRDDLPSRPLLAGTTVASGILGHDDPARREQFVRHAESLLQSRRDAYDRIADLVVDTSRLTIPLVVERIMEWLGNGL
- the dapF gene encoding diaminopimelate epimerase, translating into MRQVEFAKVESLRNDFIVVTATGRRSSWSSARAAAICDRRIGPGADGVILLGAETRQGVPFRLFNADGSQAEWSGNGVRGAAALLVTGNPRRRHWCFLTGAGPVPVSVRRMGGLIVEASFRRPIPAVVEKETVPSARERQIKRRLVVEAGNPHWVFPVSGFDFPWEEFGVRCQTAREARPTRGVNVEFVRVLSRGRIELRIFERGVGPTPASGSGALAAFAACRHLGVIHRDATVMSPGGVQGAATRDDREVSLAANARVVCTGVWYE
- a CDS encoding nucleoside recognition domain-containing protein — encoded protein: MIEIGTGLWGLMLKIFLIVMPLIILLEWARSQPWFDRAIQSAIPVFRPMGFRPQALFPLLTGVIFGIAYGAGVLIPQGQSGDLDRRQIFLVGAFLCICHAIIEDTLLFVALGGSGWIILTARFAVAIAVVWLLARLPWPAATPEMSPVSPEGSV
- a CDS encoding shikimate dehydrogenase, coding for MSIPANVRNGIYGLLGRGIGHSMSPAIFRRVFDTLRWPAVYTLCDLPPGRVCSFLHAGADAGFVGLNVTTPYKTRVINDLDELDSSAADVGAVNTVAVRGRRLVGYNTDVAGVVAALRPHRATLRGGSAVILGAGGAARAVLSTLLGNFCMQRVTLVARRPQQARQVVKHVKTRVSRSAIDVIPWRPEGIAARLDSAALVVNATPLGGGDHWRLSPLPDGVAISPATVVFDLVYRPRRTRLLRQAQRSGCQRLVGGWPMLVAQAEASFTVWTKRRFPAVVRRRLLDMGESL
- a CDS encoding nucleoside recognition domain-containing protein, translating into MTTDGTTVPLWPVLRHGVRKGLETFWILMRVMIPVYVIVTLLGHTPVLPALARFFQPAMGIWHLPGDAALAMVLGHFVNLYSALAVIAAGKWDTTAVTVAAIILGVSHNHILESAILKQMRAPTAVLVGLRLVVGWSLGWLVAVMIAQ
- a CDS encoding 3-phosphoshikimate 1-carboxyvinyltransferase, with the translated sequence MSDTHAKVPLGSDVKVEPVRRLTGLYRPPPDKSIAHRALILSALAKGRSTVSPISGAADVLSTVHCLRQLGVAVDEADGTWVVQSPGSGGWNAPERALDCGNSGTTMRLLAGCLAGRPFDCILIGDDSLSRRPMLRIAEPLRRMGAKISLSDADTAPIRISGTSLSGVSYELPIASAQVKSAVLLAGLDAAGETVVIEPSPSRDHTERMFRSAGVDCDVTLPPRLSGDKRERLLAQEATDSDPPSHQRTIRIGPRRSVKPCDWVVPGDFSAAAFIIGAAIGVHKADVIIDDVGLNPTRTGFLRVLNRMGAQFEIKRRDHGGDEPHGQIRLTSASALKAVRVGETEVPGVIDELPILAVLAARAEGVTVIRGASELRHKESDRIAAVTANLRAMGAKVAELEDGWAIEGPTEWRAATIDPGGDHRIAMAFAVAALWADASSVIRNAGVMAVSDPDFLASLIALAR